In one window of Cololabis saira isolate AMF1-May2022 chromosome 23, fColSai1.1, whole genome shotgun sequence DNA:
- the ikbip gene encoding inhibitor of nuclear factor kappa-B kinase-interacting protein isoform X2 — translation MPTEVKQRKKTQQAPKLGGEPAETLPANGKNEPHKAKTEDGDTEGTNKRSAGPDVKTLLCFLSLAACGALSWVVLQQNERFSLIEEKYKSLHGKTSGLLDMEEKIVTVSRKCEGVRLMLEDVGSRRGAAQPQLEGLQQDVGRLKDWASGLTEKRAQLQSSLTALRGAVGQIEERTSAITKDFTNKVSSVRTDVRRMDGLKSELESLLTKLTDLEERAAQAERSMVKRIGDVLTSSMDRVSDLRSAADRNTKAVEQLHRRVPELAAADASISERLRELEGGRARLIRTVTFASDLKPKVAAIKRDFGALEPQLSELTLRIGTLAEDLGHREQEIAELRQTLSNLTAVDGDLSVASQQISEIADIGAT, via the exons ATGCCTACAGAAGTGAAGCAGAGAAAAAAGACGCAGCAGGCACCAAAGCTCGGGGGGGAACCAGCAGAAACTTTGCCTGCAAACGGAAAAAATGAACCTCACAAAGCCAAGACTGAGGATGGAGACACCGAGGGGACAAATAAAAGGTCTGCAGGGCCTGATGTTAAAACTCTGCTGTGTTTCTTGTCGCTTGCAGcctgcggagctctgagctg GGTGGTGCTGCAGCAGAATGAGAGGTTTTCCCTCATTGAGGAAAAGTACAAGTCCCTCCACGGAAAAACCTCCGGCCTGTTGGACATGGAGGAGAAGATAGTCACAGTTTCCAGAAAG TGCGAGGGCGTGCGGCTGATGCTGGAGGATGTTGGGAGTCGGCGGGGGGCAGCGCAGCCTCAGCTGGAGGGTTTGCAGCAGGACGTGGGACGTCTGAAGGACTGGGCCTCCGGTCTGACGGAGAAACGAGCGCAGCTCCAGAGCAGCCTGACGGCTCTGAGGGGCGCCGTGGGCCAGATAGAGGAACGCACCTCCGCCATCACTAAAGACTTCACCAACAAG GTGTCATCAGTGAGGACGGACGTGCGCAGGATGGACGGCCTGAAGTCGGAGCTGGAGTCTCTGCTGACCAAGCTGACGGATCTGGAGGAGCGAGCGGCTCAGGCGGAGCGCAGCATGGTCAAGCGCATCGGGGACGTGCTGACCAGCAGCATGGACCGGGTCTCCGATCTCCGCTCCGCGGCCGACCGCAACACCAAGGCCGTGGAGCAGCTGCACCGACGCGTGCCCGAGCTCGCCGCcgccgacgccagcatctcggaGCGGCTGCGGGAGCTGGAGGGCGGACGGGCTCGCCTCATCAGGACCGTGACCTTCGCCAGCGACCTCAAGCCCAAGGTGGCGGCTATCAAGAGGGACTTCGGGGCGCTGGAGCCTCAGCTGTCGGAGCTGACCCTTCGGATCGGTACGTTGGCCGAAGATCTGGgccacagagagcaggagatcgCAGAGCTCCGGCAGACTCTATCAAACCTCACAGCGGTGGACGGAGACCTGAGTGTCGCATCTCAACAGATTAGTGAGATAGCTGACATTGGAGCAacttaa
- the ikbip gene encoding inhibitor of nuclear factor kappa-B kinase-interacting protein isoform X1, whose product MPTEVKQRKKTQQAPKLGGEPAETLPANGKNEPHKAKTEDGDTEGTNKRSAGPDVKTLLCFLSLAACGALSWVVLQQNERFSLIEEKYKSLHGKTSGLLDMEEKIVTVSRKLAASEDDVQAALSSVSLATRLQQDVSALHATIMAMQDDDDSASRDLQTVNARFLNVTETWQERLAAVTSDLAALKAEARDSHAGAMEQVNEAERRAGSLAERLEELEDSTRRNARALERTEVDDTKRVQEQLDWNTKQIHKLEEQVRSLTKRESELSYQLQEHVPRAQACEEHLPQVEAAVRSILKLSGDLSGAEKRLEELTLQVFGTEDSMLKALNEILDIRQELDTLHAQNSILRMKDELSVVKEAVHELTSILRENRAESQVDSWDEEGWTDEVDEPWPEDELTEPLQDDLEE is encoded by the exons ATGCCTACAGAAGTGAAGCAGAGAAAAAAGACGCAGCAGGCACCAAAGCTCGGGGGGGAACCAGCAGAAACTTTGCCTGCAAACGGAAAAAATGAACCTCACAAAGCCAAGACTGAGGATGGAGACACCGAGGGGACAAATAAAAGGTCTGCAGGGCCTGATGTTAAAACTCTGCTGTGTTTCTTGTCGCTTGCAGcctgcggagctctgagctg GGTGGTGCTGCAGCAGAATGAGAGGTTTTCCCTCATTGAGGAAAAGTACAAGTCCCTCCACGGAAAAACCTCCGGCCTGTTGGACATGGAGGAGAAGATAGTCACAGTTTCCAGAAAG CTTGCCGCCTCCGAGGACGACGTACAGGCGGCGCTCTCCTCCGTTTCCCTGGCAACGAGACTGCAGCAGGACGTCTCCGCCCTACACGCGACCATCATGGCGATGCAGGACGACGACGACTCGGCCTCCCGCGATCTGCAGACGGTCAACGCCCGCTTCCTCAACGTCACGGAGACGTGGCAGGAGAGGCTGGCGGCCGTCACCTCCGACCTGGCCGCCCTGAAAGCCGAGGCCCGGGACTCTCACGCCGGGGCGATGGAGCAGGTGAACGAGGCCGAGCGGAGGGCGGGGTCCCTGGCGGAGaggctggaggagctggaggacagCACGAGGAGGAACGCCCGCGCCCTGGAGCGCACCGAGGTGGACGACACCAAGCGGGTGCAGGAGCAGCTGGACTGGAACACCAAGCAGATCCACAAGCTGGAGGAGCAGGTCCGCAGTCTGACCAAGAGGGAGTCGGAGCTGAGCTATCAGCTCCAGGAGCACGTTCCCCGGGCGCAGGCCTGCGAGGAGCACCTGCCGCAGGTGGAGGCGGCGGTGCGCTCCATCCTGAAGCTGAGCGGCGACCTGAGCGGGGCGGAGAAGAGGCTGGAGGAGCTGACGCTGCAGGTGTTCGGCACCGAGGACAGCATGCTGAAAGCGCTGAACGAAATCCTCGACATCAGGCAGGAGCTGGACACGCTGCACGCCCAAAACAGCATCCTCAGGATGAAGGACGAGTTGTCAGTGGTTAAAGAGGCGGTCCATGAACTCACCTCCATTTTGAGGGAGAATAGGGCTGAGAGCCAAGTGGACTCTTGGGACGAAGAAGGATGGACTGATGAAGTGGACGAGCCTTGGCCGGAGGATGAACTAACCGAACCTCTCCAAGACGACCTGGAGGAATGA
- the arfgap3 gene encoding ADP-ribosylation factor GTPase-activating protein 3 isoform X1 — protein sequence MAEPNKQDISAIFKRLRSIPTNKVCFDCAAKNPSWASITYGVFLCIDCSGTHRSLGVHLSFIRSSELDFNWSWFQIRCMQVGGNASAIAFFNQHGSTTSAANAKYNSRTAHLYREKIKTLATQATRRHGTELWLDSQGPLSPTSPDDKQVDFFSLHSQTVPENVNTANMCLSSAPSQKPLPLDKDEQQNGNIDEGPSVEMLSDSPKANPEASSLLKKKPAGAKKTLASKKGGLGAQKLSSQSFSELEKKAQAADKLREKEKSSPAAKKNTTPEESIVPSMRLAYKDFEQQRKIEDQKFKGLEGKKKEQADRLGMGLGNRSGVSHSVTSDMHIIQQESPHGGKSSKGRRFTDEEEDEGAFSSSRILSQFEEQTDTSDSFFMRWGDGGDQGGWMKESRKPVLDSYLSSAITSLDDRPVARRKAEPLPVSDSGEARKKFGNDVKAISSDMYFGKQDNSEYEAKTRLERFSGSAAISSADLFDDPKKQAGGSYRLSNMVPNAPDMSQLKLGVRSVAGKLSVMASGVVSSIQDHYSS from the exons ATGGCAGAACCCAACAAACAGGACATCTCTGCTATTTTCAAGCGACTTCGCTCCATTCCGACAAATAAG GTTTGCTTTGACTGTGCAGCTAAAAACCCCAGCTGGGCCAGCATCACCTACGGGGTCTTCCTCTGCATCGACTGCTCTGGGACTCATAGGTCTCTTGGGGTGCACTTGTCCTTCATTAG GTCCAGTGAGCTGGATTTTAACTGGTCATGGTTCCAGATAAGGTGTATGCAAGTTGGAGGCAACGCCAGTGCT ATCGCGTTTTTCAACCAGCACGGGTCCACAACCAGTGCTGCTAACGCCAAGTATAACAGCCGAACCGCCCACCTGTACAGGGAGAAGATAAAGACTTTGGCCACACAAGCTACCAGACGGCATGGCACAGAG CTGTGGCTTGACAGTCAAGGTCCTCTCTCTCCAACATCCCCAGATGACAAGCAGGTGGATTTCTTCAGTCTACATTCACAG ACggttcctgaaaatgtaaacaCAGCCAACATGTGTCTCAGCTCTGCGCCTTCACAGAAGCCTTTGCCTCTTGATAAAGATGAGCAGCAAAATG GCAACATAGACGAGGGTCCCAGTGTGGAAATGCTGAGTGATTCTCCAAAAGCAAACCCAG aGGCCTCCTCTCTTCTGAAAAAGAAACCTGCCGGGGCCAAGAAAACA CTTGCTTCCAAGAAGGGAGGTCTCGGCGCTCAGAAGTTAAGCAGCCAGAGCTTCTCAGAGCTGGAGAAGAAAGCTCAGGCTGCCGACAAGctcagagagaaagagaagagcTCCCCTGCTGCCAAGAAGAATACTACACCCGAGGAGTCCAT TGTCCCATCCATGCGACTGGCCTATAAAGACTTTGAGCAGCAGAGAAAAATTGAGGACCAGAAGTTTAAGGGGTTGgaggggaagaagaaagagcagGCTGACCGACTCGGCATGGGTCTCGGCAACAGGAG CGGAGTTTCTCACTCGGTGACCTCAGACATGCACATCATCCAGCAGGAGAGTCCACATGGAGGAAAGAGCAGCAAAGGACGACGGTTCACcgatgaagaggaggatgaaggggCTTTCAGCTCAAG TAGGATCCTCTCCCAGTTTGAGGAGCAGACAGACACCTCGGATAGTTTCTTTATGCGTTGGGGTGATGGAGGTGATCAAGGAGGCTGGATGAAGGAGAGCAGGAAACCAGTGTTGGACTCTTACCTGTCCTCCGCCATAACTTCACTTGATGACAG ACCCGTAGCCAGGAGGAAAGCAGAACCACTACCAGTATCGGATTCAGGAGAAGCTCGGAAAAAGTTTGGAAATGACGTCAAAGCCATCTCGTCTGATATGTACTTTGGAAAACAAGACAACTCCGAG TACGAGGCCAAAACTCGACTGGAGAGGTTTTCTGGAAGTGCTGCGATAAGTTCAGCAGACCTGTTTGATGATCCAAAGAAGCAGGCAG GAGGTTCGTACCGCCTGAGCAACATGGTGCCCAATGCTCCGGACATGTCGCAGCTCAAACTCGGAGTCCGCTCGGTCGCAGGAAAACTGTCGGTCATGGCGAGCGGCGTCGTTAGCTCAATTCAG gaCCACTACAGTTCTTGA
- the arfgap3 gene encoding ADP-ribosylation factor GTPase-activating protein 3 isoform X2, whose translation MAEPNKQDISAIFKRLRSIPTNKVCFDCAAKNPSWASITYGVFLCIDCSGTHRSLGVHLSFIRSSELDFNWSWFQIRCMQVGGNASAIAFFNQHGSTTSAANAKYNSRTAHLYREKIKTLATQATRRHGTELWLDSQGPLSPTSPDDKQVDFFSLHSQTVPENVNTANMCLSSAPSQKPLPLDKDEQQNGNIDEGPSVEMLSDSPKANPEASSLLKKKPAGAKKTLASKKGGLGAQKLSSQSFSELEKKAQAADKLREKEKSSPAAKKNTTPEESIVPSMRLAYKDFEQQRKIEDQKFKGLEGKKKEQADRLGMGLGNRSGVSHSVTSDMHIIQQESPHGGKSSKGRRFTDEEEDEGAFSSRILSQFEEQTDTSDSFFMRWGDGGDQGGWMKESRKPVLDSYLSSAITSLDDRPVARRKAEPLPVSDSGEARKKFGNDVKAISSDMYFGKQDNSEYEAKTRLERFSGSAAISSADLFDDPKKQAGGSYRLSNMVPNAPDMSQLKLGVRSVAGKLSVMASGVVSSIQDHYSS comes from the exons ATGGCAGAACCCAACAAACAGGACATCTCTGCTATTTTCAAGCGACTTCGCTCCATTCCGACAAATAAG GTTTGCTTTGACTGTGCAGCTAAAAACCCCAGCTGGGCCAGCATCACCTACGGGGTCTTCCTCTGCATCGACTGCTCTGGGACTCATAGGTCTCTTGGGGTGCACTTGTCCTTCATTAG GTCCAGTGAGCTGGATTTTAACTGGTCATGGTTCCAGATAAGGTGTATGCAAGTTGGAGGCAACGCCAGTGCT ATCGCGTTTTTCAACCAGCACGGGTCCACAACCAGTGCTGCTAACGCCAAGTATAACAGCCGAACCGCCCACCTGTACAGGGAGAAGATAAAGACTTTGGCCACACAAGCTACCAGACGGCATGGCACAGAG CTGTGGCTTGACAGTCAAGGTCCTCTCTCTCCAACATCCCCAGATGACAAGCAGGTGGATTTCTTCAGTCTACATTCACAG ACggttcctgaaaatgtaaacaCAGCCAACATGTGTCTCAGCTCTGCGCCTTCACAGAAGCCTTTGCCTCTTGATAAAGATGAGCAGCAAAATG GCAACATAGACGAGGGTCCCAGTGTGGAAATGCTGAGTGATTCTCCAAAAGCAAACCCAG aGGCCTCCTCTCTTCTGAAAAAGAAACCTGCCGGGGCCAAGAAAACA CTTGCTTCCAAGAAGGGAGGTCTCGGCGCTCAGAAGTTAAGCAGCCAGAGCTTCTCAGAGCTGGAGAAGAAAGCTCAGGCTGCCGACAAGctcagagagaaagagaagagcTCCCCTGCTGCCAAGAAGAATACTACACCCGAGGAGTCCAT TGTCCCATCCATGCGACTGGCCTATAAAGACTTTGAGCAGCAGAGAAAAATTGAGGACCAGAAGTTTAAGGGGTTGgaggggaagaagaaagagcagGCTGACCGACTCGGCATGGGTCTCGGCAACAGGAG CGGAGTTTCTCACTCGGTGACCTCAGACATGCACATCATCCAGCAGGAGAGTCCACATGGAGGAAAGAGCAGCAAAGGACGACGGTTCACcgatgaagaggaggatgaaggggCTTTCAGCTCAAG GATCCTCTCCCAGTTTGAGGAGCAGACAGACACCTCGGATAGTTTCTTTATGCGTTGGGGTGATGGAGGTGATCAAGGAGGCTGGATGAAGGAGAGCAGGAAACCAGTGTTGGACTCTTACCTGTCCTCCGCCATAACTTCACTTGATGACAG ACCCGTAGCCAGGAGGAAAGCAGAACCACTACCAGTATCGGATTCAGGAGAAGCTCGGAAAAAGTTTGGAAATGACGTCAAAGCCATCTCGTCTGATATGTACTTTGGAAAACAAGACAACTCCGAG TACGAGGCCAAAACTCGACTGGAGAGGTTTTCTGGAAGTGCTGCGATAAGTTCAGCAGACCTGTTTGATGATCCAAAGAAGCAGGCAG GAGGTTCGTACCGCCTGAGCAACATGGTGCCCAATGCTCCGGACATGTCGCAGCTCAAACTCGGAGTCCGCTCGGTCGCAGGAAAACTGTCGGTCATGGCGAGCGGCGTCGTTAGCTCAATTCAG gaCCACTACAGTTCTTGA